A portion of the Methanobacterium aggregans genome contains these proteins:
- a CDS encoding UPF0058 family protein: MYKDELIQLHQFLVYVLKYLDDEYEVKDECKEYLCLHISPHHIHRTKAEHKHAIFVLSNAISEIIANNNGGSSSNISNGLAELVKRSKKELIKFQDENSLKYQKQKIKL, from the coding sequence ATGTACAAGGATGAGCTCATACAACTGCATCAGTTTCTGGTATACGTTTTAAAATATCTTGATGATGAATATGAAGTGAAAGACGAGTGCAAAGAGTACCTGTGTCTTCATATAAGCCCCCATCACATTCACAGAACTAAAGCCGAACATAAACACGCTATTTTTGTATTATCCAATGCAATTTCTGAAATAATTGCAAACAACAACGGCGGAAGCTCTTCGAACATTTCGAATGGTCTTGCAGAACTTGTGAAACGATCAAAAAAAGAATTGATCAAATTCCAGGATGAAAACTCTCTAAAATACCAGAAACAGAAAATAAAACTGTAG